From the genome of Geobacter sp. SVR, one region includes:
- a CDS encoding cytochrome C → MKRIFFFIMLLGFVLVYLQQQSYAEKEADKQGASKNGSYRKENHREYANIANLEIKDCNACHKDEGVAPNHDADFFRGHRVLADNPGNNCSQCHDQAYCLDCHQGGGSGENPATLNFGRDYKPKTHRSDFRVLHPIKALDNPQNCYRCHDQRYCNECHARFPGNRLKFNITSHQFSDIKLKPDGPTHANFQPSQCPTCHPNSVVPAHQWSSDHAREARRNLQSCQSCHEDGNVCIKCHSARTGLKVSPHPRNWGSIKGNLKDRGNGRSCIQCHDAGRF, encoded by the coding sequence GTGAAAAGGATTTTTTTCTTTATCATGCTTCTGGGGTTCGTCCTGGTGTATCTCCAGCAGCAGTCGTACGCTGAAAAGGAAGCCGACAAGCAGGGGGCTTCCAAGAATGGGTCCTACAGAAAAGAGAATCACCGGGAATATGCAAATATTGCCAACCTTGAAATCAAAGACTGCAACGCCTGTCATAAGGATGAAGGAGTAGCGCCAAACCACGATGCCGATTTCTTCAGAGGTCACCGGGTCTTGGCCGACAACCCCGGCAACAACTGCAGCCAGTGCCATGACCAAGCCTATTGCCTCGATTGCCACCAGGGGGGCGGATCAGGGGAAAATCCCGCGACGTTGAACTTCGGCCGTGATTACAAACCGAAAACCCACCGCAGCGATTTCCGCGTCCTCCATCCGATCAAGGCGCTGGACAACCCGCAAAATTGCTACCGCTGCCACGATCAGAGATACTGCAATGAATGCCACGCGAGGTTCCCGGGCAACAGGCTGAAATTCAACATAACCAGCCACCAGTTCAGCGATATCAAGCTGAAGCCCGACGGTCCCACCCATGCAAACTTCCAGCCGTCGCAATGTCCGACCTGCCATCCCAACAGTGTCGTTCCGGCCCATCAATGGTCCAGCGATCACGCCCGAGAGGCCCGCCGCAATCTGCAGTCCTGCCAGAGCTGCCATGAGGACGGCAATGTCTGCATCAAGTGCCACAGCGCCCGCACGGGCCTCAAGGTCAGCCCCCATCCACGCAATTGGGGCTCCATCAAGGGCAACCTGAAAGACAGAGGTAACGGCAGAAGCTGCATCCAATGCCATGACGCCGGCAGGTTCTAG